The Elaeis guineensis isolate ETL-2024a chromosome 3, EG11, whole genome shotgun sequence region AGTACAAAAATTATCGTAACCTTCCAAGAACCCGAGATGAATTGGAAAAGGTCTGCTTTGTCTACAAGTTCTGTGGTATTTCCTTAGTGTGCTGCTCCAACTAAAGCAGAGGACCAGATGCATTTTTTCATGTTCCGTTGATTACTTTTTCTAACGGTCATCTTGTTATAACCCATCTCTGTAGCTGCCGGAAAAAGCAGATTGTAGATTATTTTGATTTGTCACTAATCTTATAGGTGAAAATTTTCATTCCTAATTGTTCTTTCCTCCAGTTGAACTGATAAACTGAAAAAGTTCTATTTGTCCTATATCATTGGTCTGCTTTATCTAGTTCTGCTGTTGTTGCCTTCTACCCATTGTTTTGCCAACTATAGGTCATAGTTCCTTATGGCTCGGAATTATGGTATTGCCATTGAAATTGAATTGTATCATTCTATTATTATGTGGCATCTTGTGGAAAATAGTTTTAGTTCTTTTAGATGACTTACTTTGTCAAAACTGCATGTTGTAAGTGCTTGTGGCAACTGGTTATTCAAAGGCATGGCATGATTTAGGAACCTATTCCCTTTTGCTTCTTCACTATGTCTATTTGTGGCTTGAATTTGGTTTGACTTCTGATCAAGAGTTGGTAGTAGCTGGAATGTGCACGATTCATTTTACGCtgcatacatttttttttttttttggtgtcatAAAATGGTATATGTAGGTTGCATTGTTCCTTCTTCTAGTAGTATCTCTTCTGTTGATTCTAAATTTGTTCTGTTGATTCACTGTGGTTTCTCAGTAATGTTTCGGATGATCAGAATGTACTTATACTTGGTGGCTGTTTAATAAACTATCTTTCTCCATGTCTAGGAATGCAAGCAAGTGGAGAGGTCATGCACTTTTTATGATTTTCACTTCAACACGAGGCTTGTCAAGTCAACTATCGTGCATTTTCAGGTACCAATCTTCCCCTGCAGTTCCTTTCCAAGTTTCTCATTTGATAGTTTGTCAAGTAATATTGAAGTGTCAATCATAGTCCATGATCTGGGTCTGATTAGTTTATAATCAGACTAGGTATATTTTCACTAGTTGGGCAGCCATCTTTGGTGTCTCATATCTCAGTGATAATCAATTGGGACTTTCTAAGATGCACTATATAATATAACTTTTAGTAAATATTGTGCTTTTTAATTTGTTCAGCTGTTTCTATTTTTAGCTGAACTTTATTTTTCCTTTTGATGGGTGAGTTTTAACAATTCTAGTGCACCTTTACAATAGCAATTAAATATTGCATATATGGTGCAATGCCATGCCAGCTAACCAAACTGGAATTGTTGCAATTGCATTAAAATTGAAGCTCTTTCCTTGCGTAAACAATGTTCATATGTATGGCCCACTGGAGATACCTGCATACGTTGGTCAGCTTGTACAAGGGGTTGGCATTACTTGCATTCATTGATTTAGTAAAACTGGACTTGGAAGGCTTAATTTATAGCCTTAAAAATGCAGTATTGTTGATATGCCAGCATCAATATTCTGTTATTTGTTGAGTCTTATAGTTTTGCAGGTTGTCAATACTTGTTAATTAGTATATGGAATTATAGTTCGACTAGCTAGCTCTGTGACCTTAATGAAGCATTTGCATCATCAGGCATCATTTTTTTTAGGAAGGTAAGGTTTCTCTTTTATGTGAAAGTTAGCATCAAATACTTCAGTGTTCGGTAGATGGTCATGTTCCTTTCCTTTCGCTATTTGCTAAAGATAGGTTCATTCACCATTAATCAATTTGCTAAATTCATTTTATTGTATTTGACAATGCCTGTTCTACTAACTTTTTAATTTTTAGCAGTTCGAATCTGGAGGGGAATGCTAAAACATCATTTATGAAACAGATGTGCTTGCATTATAAGGGTGACAAATTTCTTACAAAGATCTCCATAGCACCATAGCACTATTTGAAGTAAAATTACCTTGCATATCATTCTTGGGCCTTTTCCACAATTTCCTTGCATTCTCTAATTGTTTGATATAGGAATTGCATTATTCAGACACTTTCAAGAGAATCAAGGTTTTAGGAAGTTGTTTGTGATGCATTTGACTAGGAGTTGAAGATTGTGTTTTTTCTAATACTGTGATCGTTGTACCGAGTTTGTCGCATCATACAGTTCAGTCCAGAAGTTTAACAAGTTGAATTGTAGGTATAATGTAATTTGTAATTTTTTCCCCTCTTTTGCAGCATTTTTTTTTCCCTCATAATTGTTGGCTGGCAACAAATCAATCCATTCTCTAGCAACTGTTGTCATATACCAGCCTGGTTAAACTCAGTTCTCTCTAATTCTTACTGATTCCTTAATTGCTTTGCCGCagaagtcctttttttttttttgtaactttGATATTGCCTGGTTTCTTACACTGTACTATTTTGTAGATAATGTGAGCTTAAGGGTCCAACTTTTGCAGGATTTTGTATCATCATGTGATGAAGTTTTCTAGTTATTACTGCTTGTGGACTGTATGCTTGGCCAACTTATTCACCGGTTGCAGGCTTCTGCCTTTATGGATGTGTAATCTTTACTGCAGTTATATATTGTGTTTTTATGCCTTACACAGTGTTACGGAGatcgctttttttttttcatgaacttTTAGTTATATGATGATGTGATTAACCCCTCCTCTGATAACTAGGAGTGGACTGCCATATAATATTTTTTGTCAGGAAATAAAAGCGGGGTGGAAGTGCATTCTGAGCAGCCAGCGCTATAAGGGGACCTTTTGCATATGGTATGATGGGATGTTTTATGTTTAACAAGCCTCCCTCTTAAAGTCATGTGCCCAATGTATGTAGCCGTGTTTGGGACATGAAAGGGGCAAACTGACATTTTCATTCAGCATTTTCATGCTGAGCTGTCATCTCTGGCGTTTTGCTTTTCATTCCCCTGAACTGATTTCACTGAATGATTGATATTCCTTGGTGTCAGAATTTTCTCATGGCTACCTTATAGGCATAGTTAATGTTTGGTTTACATTTGCATCATGAACATTATGCTGTTCAGTTGTATCGTTTTACTCTTCTGCACTTGTGTAACTTGAGCCCATGAGTGTTTGCATGTTAGATATCGAAACCATTCTTTTCGGATAGCATGGTGAATTTGTTGTTGTCCATGCTCATTTCAGATCATAGAAATTAACTTTGTTACTTATCGTATATGGAATGCTTGTTAAGTGGGTAGTAATTACATACAGAAATGGGAGGAAAGTAAAGTTACTCTGGGCATATGATGAGAAGTAGCAAAAAATTTGTTTTCTTGTGTTGGTGCTGCAATTAATAACAAATAATTCTGTTTCTCTTCCTGTTGGTGCTGTGGTTAATAACATATAATTCGCATTATAATGCCATAAAAGCAGTCTTGTTAGAACCTGGAGTAATTCATGACAAGTTAGCCATTCTTAACATAGGAGACTTACGTTCTGTGCTTGTATCACTTGGCCTTTGTTGATTATATGTCTTTCTTTTGTATGTAATGTTGCGCATGTCTCATGGGGTTGCGCTTAATATTTAAGGCATATTTACCATATACATTATCGTTGTGTTTTACCTTGGAACACAATTGATGCTTGGCGAAAAACATGGTTAAAACTGTGTGCCAAACCCATACTTCTACTCATTGGTATCTGTTGTTGTGACAATtgctatttagaaaaaaattttaaaaaaaaatcatttcacaATGTGTTTGACAATTCAGATCGGTTGAACATGTGGCAAGCTTCATTTTTCCCTGTTTCATCTTGAGCCGAGTGCACATAACATAACATTGCTGTATACAAATAGGAAGCATGAATGTATTTGACATGATGTGGTACTGCACTGATTACATAGGAAATATCTTTTGTGCAATCGGTGTATCCGAGAACAGAAGTAGATTGATGACTATATAGGTTGATTGTATATTCACTTCTTGAATTATACTTCAGATCAAGAATGTCTGATACTGAATCAGCAGCATGGTGCTGGATATTGCTTATGAAGTTTCAGCTTGGACATATTTACGTTACATGTAATGTCTTGTACTATGTCTTTATCTGAAATAAAAAAAGGGTGGGACCTGAACTACTGGAGAATAAACATAATCTTTTTAATCGATAGGTTTTTTTATTTTGCATTTGCAGCCTGTTTGCTTTTCTGGCTGGAGTAGTAACACGTGAAAGACATCTGGGGATAATCAGAAACTCTTGTTGAATGTTCTGTTGTTTGCCTAATGATTGTGCAATGAGTAACATAATGAAAACATGGTGTTATTTGTGTGAGTTGTACTGTGATAAACATGGGCTTTTTGGGGGTGGATGGTTCTAACAGTCTTAATGTATGAAAGGAAGGGGACTCAGCAAGCAACAAATAAGTTCCCTTTGGGATAATGGAACCAGATTTATGTAAATGAATCAACTGTCAATACtcaatatatctatatatatatacatacatatgtatgtatgtatgcatacatatctatatgtatgtatgtatgcatacatatctatatgtatgtatgtatgtatgtatacatatgtatctacatatgtatatatatgtatggatgtatatatatgtgtgtatacacacacacacatgtatgtatatatattatgtgtacatatacatacatgtgtgtgtgtgtacacatataGATACATCCATACATTTGCCTACCTTGCGTCATGTGTTGGCTTTTCTTTAAAGAAATAGGGCAATTAGTGGGAGATCCTGTAACTTTAGCAATTATATATCCTTCTGGTGCCTCCAGTTCCTGCTGCTTTAACACTACTAGCTCATATCACACTGATGGACCAGTGTTCTGAAGATGCATAAGGTGGGCATAAACAAAAGTAGGGGCTGTAAGCCTCGTGTCTTCCTTTGGAAGATATGAAAAAAACAAGGAAATAAATGGTGAAAATGGATGCAAACAGATTGAGTAGTGTGTTTTATTTGTTTAAGGGCTATGTTATAGATTTCAAACTGCATGATTAAGGTGTGCGCTACTCTCAATGGTCCATGAACAAGAATCTTTTGGAACCTTAATCTACTCATGACTGCAGAACTCTACAGAATGTCTTTTGGTGGTTGCAAATAATATTAGAGTGCATTACCAGCAATTGACAAGGCACAAGGTTGGCAGCTCTTCGGTATATTAGCTGCATGCATGCATGAGCCTCAGGTCTTCTAATCTGAGAGAGAGTTTGACATGTAAGGGGTTGGAGGCTTCATAAATAGGatgtttgtttatttatttataactTGAAACAAGCAAAATTTGGTAGTGGGCATCCAGCTGACCATGCCTGTACTTATTGAGGACCACAAGATGAACCTGCATATTGCATATCATGTAAGAGACGTTGAAAAATATGTATTTTTTATGGATCTGATTCTGTTTCTAATTGAAGAAATCAAGGTCTTGATAAACATTTGTGCTTCTGTTGGTTCAATTAGCCATGGAAGGTTGCAAATGAAGGTAAACAAAATCTTCCACAGCTAAGCTAAAACTAAGTCTACACTATCTTAATTATTGATTCTTTACATGGTTGGGTATGTGTTTTCCCATCATTCTGTCCATCAAACCTGAGGCCTTGTCTACCAAGTTCCTTCTTCTATCATGAAGAGTACAAAGTGCAATCAGATTTCCTCACTTATCAAAGAGCACGGTTTCCTGAACTTTTTTGTTAGCACGTTGGCTTCAGTACTAGGTGAAACCTGACAATTTCTTGTCCATCTTCTGACTTACATGTTGAGCATCTTTCGCTACATCTTTTCATCTCATTTATGTTATGTTGCATAGAAGAGAAGCAAGTCAGCTGTGATGTCGTTGTCTGATTATTTGTTGGTTTCTGCATAATTGGTCTGTTGGTCAGAACTATGTTGTGAGGGTGCTCAAAATGATATTCATGTTGTTTAAGTGTCACACCATGTATGGATGGTGAGCAGGGGATGCGTTGAATATTGTTTGGATAACTGATATTGAGAAAATGTTGCCATACAAAAATGTTGCTCCATGCTTGTAATTCAGCACATAATACTTTACATAGTTAGTGTGACAATGTGGAACCATTGAAAAATCACACAACATTTGATGCACAAAAAAAATGCAATGACCCTTTGTTTTCTGGATACAAGTAAATATTTTGTTCttgtacattttttttttcaaaggctTGTCTGACAAATGGGGTTTTTACAGCTGAGGAATCTACTGTGGGCGACATCAAAACATGATGTCTACACGATGCAAAACTATGCAGTCATGCACTGGTCATCACTGCTTCGAAGGGGCAAAGAAGTCCTAAACGTGGCTGGACAAATTATACCTGCTAAGGTTATATGATCTTACATCCAAAATTCGATCACTTTCTGCTTGTTGATTTGCGGGTGTCTCACTTGGCTGTTTACTGTACACAGAAGTACCCTGGTTCCTCAGCCCAATCACTATCAAGGGTACTGATAAGTTCCATGGTTGTAAAGGACAACTTAATGGCAGCTGGTGGTTTTCAAGGCGAGCTTATTTGCAAGGTATGATGTCTCAAAGATGCTCTCCTGTTCGTTAATTCCAGGTATGACTGATAGTTTTGGCTTTCCGAATTTTTTCCCAGTATTTGAATCAGTCAGGAGTGGCTTTCTGTACAAAGATAACTAATGATGCCAATGCCATCACCAACACAGTAGATATCTATCAATCTTCTAAGTAAGATGTGATTGAACTGCATCAAGCAAAGATTTTATTACCTTGAGGTTCTCATCTGAGACTCTTGTCAAATTGTGCCTTCTCAGTGGCTCAACCCAAGTGATGACTGCGAACAATGACTGCTGCGTGAGGGTGTTTGACATCGAGAAGTTTGTGCTCCTTAATCACCTATCCTTTTCGTGGTCCGTTAATGTGAGTATCCAGCTTGTTTCGTTTATCTTTGTCTAGTTTTATGGAGTTTCTCTTTGCTTCTAATGAGTTTATACTCTTGTACAGAATACTTCTGTTAGCCCAGATGGCAAGCTTCTTGCTGTTCTTGGGGACAACACTGTCTGCCTGCTAGCAGATTCTCAATCTGGAAAAGTATGCTACTTTCCTTTATTTGAAGTGCTGAATCAtgatgatactttttttttttggtgtttttgtGTTTTTGCCTCATTTTTTTCCTGAATCTTTCAGGTGATTGGAGATCTTAAAGGTCATTCAGACTACTCCTTCGCATCGGCTTGGCACCCTGATGGCCACATCCTGGCCACTGGGAATCAAGACAAGACATGCCGTCTGTGGGATGTGAGGAACCTATCTCAGTCCTTCGCCGTGCTTAAAGGGAGGATGGGAACAATACGAGGCATCAAGTTCTCAGCGGATGGCAGGTTCATGGCAATGGTGGAGCCGGCAGATTTTGTTCACATATACGACACTAGGGCTGATTATGGCCATGCTCAAGAGATTGATTTGTTTGGAGAGATCGCTGGTATAACGTTCAGCCCGGACACAGAGGCACTGTTTGTAGGTATAGCAGACCGCACTTATGGGAGCCTACTGGAGTTCAGAAGGCGGCACCGGTTCCATTACCTGGATACGTTTCTCTGACGACGGTCTGGATGAACGGTGTTGATGCTTTCTCTGCTTTGATGAACTGTCGTCTCTATTTCTGGTCCCGGATTGTGCATAACTACATAGGATCGGGCTCTTGGTAAACATGCGTTGGTGCTTTGTAACGACGATGCTGCCATGAAAAAAAATCCTGTGGGTTTTGGGAGGATGAACGCGGTGACATGCTTGgcggaggatttttttttttttttttgtttttttggctgCTTTGCGAAGCGTTATTGTTAAACGTTAGATTTTGCAGTGCTGCGAGTAGTAGTAGTGAGATAACGTTACACAGGTGACGGAGGTATTTATTCCTCGAGTCTGTATAAATTTAGAGGTCGATTATTAGGATGCATTGCATCATGGCTGGGTTCTTGGATCTGCTGGGGTTAAACTGCTTGATGTTTGCTGGTTCTAAGTTTGCTTTTGCCGCAAAACAAGCCAGGCTCCAAAATCTTGTTTATTCGGTTTTGGAAATGAGCGGAGCTTGGGCAGACCGGTGCGAAAGCATCGGGAAAGTTTTGCTTGGTTCAATCAAAGCACGGGTCGTTGCTAAGAGGGTGAGCATGTCATCTATGTTTGGCTTGAGCCGATCTTGAGCGGCTACCCAAGTTTGGCTTGGGTTCGCTTAGCTTATGTGCCCCCCTAACTAAGTGGTTGAGGTGGCGGCAACTCTGGATCTCAAGAGGCTCCCTAGGGAACTGGTAATGAGGATTTTTTAAAAGAACGGGGTGCTTGGGTCATCTATTTTTGGGCTTGCTCGTGGATTTCTGGTCCAATAATGTCTGAGATCAGATTGAGGTGTTAATTTCCGACATGGAGAGTTGTGCGAAGCACTTTGAGAGTTTGAGGTGCTTATAAATCTGAgacattctttctttttctctctcatttTCTTGTGTAAAAAAATGGACATGAATTAATTTGGAgcgccaccccccccccccccccaccccaaaccctccctctttttttttttttccttaaatttTTTGAGGGGTGGGTCGGATATAGGAGAGTTCTGGTTGAATTCGGATGGtccttttttttaatgaaaaatctaAAAGATAAAGATATTATGACGACAGATATTATGCACACCtttttattttaagaaaaaagagattttttttttttttttccttttgaaatGTAAAGCAATTATCGGACTTGAGCTAAGGGGTCTTGTAAGGAGTTCGGATTTGCACGGTTAAATTTCTGTGGCCATGACAgaaattattgatattttatcgTATGTAAGATATAGGCATTATTTGTAACACAAAAGAAAAGTGCTTTGCTGATGTTGTTTCTAATGTTACTATTTGTTATTTCTCATAATAATgacttaaaataattataatttcattTCAAGAAAAGTCCAGGCTTAATGCCAAGTTTCTATTGGCTAGCTTGAGCTTTGTCTTATTGGCTTGCTAAAATTTAGGTTCGTGGGTGCACATGGAAGGCACGTGCAAGGTGCCACTCCACAAGCATAGAAATCACAAAAATCTGGCTTCCTGAAatatagaaattattttatgtgccaaTTTCTTACAATCTTTAACCGACACCCTCTATTGGCAAGCTAGCCCCAACAGATGCGAGAGCTTGGGTGTTTTCCTAAGTAGACTATAGGGCATAATTTGACAAAATAAGGATCTATTCATGCACAGCTATCTTCTCCATATTGCCCCTCATTTTCTCTTATACTTCTTCCATTTGGGAAGTTTTCATTTCTAACAAATAAGTAAGCTCAAAGCTCTTACAACTATAGGATTTGAGGAGGATCAGATATATGCAGTCGCAGTCTtatttctaagatttttttttttaaaatatcatatctACGATACATATGTTACAATGGAGCAATTTTATCTTTACACTAAGACTCATCCTCTTGTCTAACAAATGAATCATCAGGTATAATTACTTTTGCCAATTCACTATTTTAGTAAATTTGTGCGGCAAAACAAATGTATCTTTTagagtatatataaatatatataagctAAAAGTATACAAGCTAATTGCAATTCTTCGTGTTTAGTTTATTGGTTATTATTGAAAACAAAATGAGCAAacctgatgcgggacaatcctaaaaagaaaatcaatcctaataatcaagctctcttctgttcatcaacaacaaatcacgtccggccaggggctcattattcccaggacagacagtatagttgcctatactctgctcaggaggcgtgattgattgatacgagactaaagcgagatcaatctaaatgatacagacgaatgccattcgagagatcagtaaacaattagtaatagaaaatttcataaacagatagcagaaattaaacatgctcac contains the following coding sequences:
- the LOC105041630 gene encoding uncharacterized WD repeat-containing protein C2A9.03 isoform X3 yields the protein MLRNLLWATSKHDVYTMQNYAVMHWSSLLRRGKEVLNVAGQIIPAKKYPGSSAQSLSRVLISSMVVKDNLMAAGGFQGELICKYLNQSGVAFCTKITNDANAITNTVDIYQSSNGSTQVMTANNDCCVRVFDIEKFVLLNHLSFSWSVNNTSVSPDGKLLAVLGDNTVCLLADSQSGKVIGDLKGHSDYSFASAWHPDGHILATGNQDKTCRLWDVRNLSQSFAVLKGRMGTIRGIKFSADGRFMAMVEPADFVHIYDTRADYGHAQEIDLFGEIAGITFSPDTEALFVGIADRTYGSLLEFRRRHRFHYLDTFL
- the LOC105041630 gene encoding uncharacterized WD repeat-containing protein C2A9.03 isoform X2 — translated: MGEFDDEFEMNGQQSEDRDADLVEDEDATKQTNDTSASEYRKGKDIQGIPWERLNHRREKYREIRLKQYKNYRNLPRTRDELEKECKQVERSCTFYDFHFNTRLVKSTIVHFQLRNLLWATSKHDVYTMQNYAVMHWSSLLRRGKEVLNVAGQIIPAKKYPGSSAQSLSRVLISSMVVKDNLMAAGGFQGELICKYLNQSGVAFCTKITNDANAITNTVDIYQSSNGSTQVMTANNDCCVRVFDIEKFVLLNHLSFSWSVNNTSVSPDGKLLAVLGDNTVCLLADSQSGKVIGDLKGHSDYSFASAWHPDGHILATGNQDKTCRLWDVRNLSQSFAVLKGRMGTIRGIKFSADGRFMAMVEPADFVHIYDTRADYGHAQEIDLFGEIAGITFSPDTEALFVGIADRTYGSLLEFRRRHRFHYLDTFL
- the LOC105041630 gene encoding uncharacterized WD repeat-containing protein C2A9.03 isoform X1, producing the protein MAEYLNDDLEYIVEDYHDMGEFDDEFEMNGQQSEDRDADLVEDEDATKQTNDTSASEYRKGKDIQGIPWERLNHRREKYREIRLKQYKNYRNLPRTRDELEKECKQVERSCTFYDFHFNTRLVKSTIVHFQLRNLLWATSKHDVYTMQNYAVMHWSSLLRRGKEVLNVAGQIIPAKKYPGSSAQSLSRVLISSMVVKDNLMAAGGFQGELICKYLNQSGVAFCTKITNDANAITNTVDIYQSSNGSTQVMTANNDCCVRVFDIEKFVLLNHLSFSWSVNNTSVSPDGKLLAVLGDNTVCLLADSQSGKVIGDLKGHSDYSFASAWHPDGHILATGNQDKTCRLWDVRNLSQSFAVLKGRMGTIRGIKFSADGRFMAMVEPADFVHIYDTRADYGHAQEIDLFGEIAGITFSPDTEALFVGIADRTYGSLLEFRRRHRFHYLDTFL